One Eremothecium cymbalariae DBVPG#7215 chromosome 2, complete sequence DNA window includes the following coding sequences:
- the SSK2 gene encoding mitogen-activated protein kinase kinase kinase SSK2 (similar to Ashbya gossypii AER264C) — protein sequence MVVKEHLHRSPGKCDEVGTPFNGEKRVPGSRIKTEKSPNRLSPKNQVPPRSPIMTIPPGLVRSHSYKGLSSVSPTNTLAINTNLKVLQQSPQQLGQQLRPHFSHQHFSPLSADSSSSSSRKASVSAFSASKTVSPTSKPRSNSVSSNFKITSDSLHNAHTPTLVLPPNLASLNSQSTLSMTHMGSNPVLNTAAMNGSGSVIITNVTEASSNSSKSANNSATSSLRSSYKPIKRQYILNEQLYLARMKNSHLDEYYTRGIAPAINEDEDEDTDLDIDNDDIEFNSNSLNGNERKYIQPYENELFTMSTKHLTEKMGWLRESDPDNPDIESVIKFLENNCTQRNPAPAQDPQFCRQESELIVNKLSKNPLVQERLEWQTMLSNVLRGDIVKSEKTKLAKQRMTNESTRQCSDDIWLELKSWLCGRTIEEQRTWFQYLRASTDEVFQKILDFRLEDDTDTKTAFDNIEQLLGAYYKVVPYWKHRQQMHQEKPITNTDEFNFRLETMNSYVVLYTAFNTEIAALKRWIGNDDLDIKVACNTTGFEGVYKNDRSFAEQILKEKDIENIFQRKIFYRHAPWILKAKCMHIEYAKNVVAMNLPSLQELLTTLLTFPLKLIKEIIHIRINYAKKLKQPTMMMIDQMIDDFRVYIKLAVQIKYTVSLYCNNHIIESSSIIDSGFDKTVNEAIRYFFRLLNLKLVDSSKKSFKTFKEPEVLFVHWEDLKNVGCYIDGANEVVSVGFVNLTLRLLNRLHSYVLTEHNDITKLNTKAECEKWIAVALEHIGSFKRKMNRFSNVLTKALKNSANYRINDSEMLFKNLKESGHFLIYTGGHLEDDSVYLFGSPELLGYSGESILHILNGTEVGSDLIPRVSIKNSLSVYTAVEQGISSDMMLVQEYRPDGVSFYHIQSDNPRKLYLRNRNRSPNAYDTDEEEGELYELELKLKSLGYLLAICPGEAVLWEGEMYNLSSEKELTKDDFHINVAPNTLTLFNQGSTYSMDYLCDRFEHSASDSVMFVDRRCSIRYADATLQKINKAYFRITYHTLLNYCKVVDSIKSKFRGIDSLNSVFIFCRDFARNFLRSNVAPYEKKSIIIMMLLKISIQWLTFLVDDCDPNDAKTFRWCVPAVEFAMQMTSGWNILGINKEQFKNLKDKISSCMALLISHFDIMGVRSWEAEKTVLPQMRPNIDIEVADEDVVSEFNSKMRLEAIKELEGRITKRRPIGKVLDATDKENQYLLSLASSLYNVSIRWQKRSFIGGGSFGSVYSAVNLDTGDILAVKEIRFHDRKSMRQVFPSIKDEMTVLEMLNHPNIVQYYGVEVHRDRVNIFMEYCEGGSLASLLEHGRIEDEMVTQVYSLQLLEGLAYLHESGVHHRDIKPENILLDFNGIIKYVDFGAAKLIATNGSKVLTEDNGRDSTDKMIGTPMYMSPESISASGYGKFGSDDIWSLGCVVLEMVTGRRPWANLDNQWAIMYQVAAGQIPSFPTKHEMSPTGIKFLSRCLIQDPNMRSSAVELLMDPWIVEIRNIAFGEDVNEEIFRERDDTKASTL from the coding sequence ATGGTCGTTAAGGAGCATCTTCATAGATCACCAGGAAAATGTGATGAGGTAGGAACTCCTTTTAATGGGGAGAAAAGGGTACCTGGGAGCAGGATCAAGACTGAAAAGTCTCCCAATAGGCTATCACCGAAGAATCAGGTACCTCCAAGGAGTCCAATTATGACGATACCACCGGGCCTTGTGAGAAGCCATTCATACAAAGGTTTATCCAGTGTGAGTCCGACGAATACTTTGGCCATCAATACGAATCTTAAGGTGCTACAGCAGAGTCCGCAGCAGTTAGGGCAACAGTTACGGCCCCATTTTTCTCACCAACATTTTTCGCCACTGTCTGCAGATTCTTCCTCATCGTCAAGCCGCAAGGCAAGTGTTTCAGCGTTTTCTGCTTCGAAAACAGTTTCTCCGACGTCAAAACCAAGGTCTAATTCTGTAAGCAgtaacttcaaaataacATCAGATTCGTTGCATAATGCTCATACACCAACATTGGTACTGCCACCTAACCTTGCGTCTTTGAATTCTCAGTCGACTCTCTCGATGACGCATATGGGCAGTAATCCAGTGTTGAATACAGCTGCAATGAATGGGAGTGGTAGTGTGATTATCACAAATGTTACTGAAGCCTCTTCAAACTCCTCCAAGTCAGCAAATAATAGTGCGACTAGCTCGCTGCGTTCTAGCTACAAGCCCATCAAGCGACAGTATATTCTCAATGAGCAGCTATATCTCGCAAGAATGAAAAACAGCCATTTAGATGAATACTACACTAGAGGAATTGCACCAGCTataaatgaagatgaagatgaagatacAGATCTTGATATCGATAATGATGACATAGAATTCAATTCCAATTCGTTGAATGGTAATGAGAGAAAGTATATCCAGCCATATGAAAACGAATTATTCACAATGAGCACGAAACATCTGACAGAAAAGATGGGCTGGTTACGAGAATCTGATCCCGATAATCCCGATATTGAATCTGTCATAAAATTTCTAGAGAACAATTGCACACAAAGGAATCCCGCCCCTGCGCAAGATCCACAATTTTGCAGACAGGAATCTGAACTGATTGTAAATAAACTATCGAAAAACCCATTAGTGCAGGAGAGGTTAGAGTGGCAAACCATGCTGTCAAATGTATTGCGAGGCGATATAGTCAAGTCGGAAAAGACCAAGTTGGCGAAACAGAGGATGACAAATGAATCTACTAGGCAATGTAGTGATGATATCTGGTTGGAACTTAAGTCTTGGCTATGCGGTAGAACAATAGAGGAACAGCGTACTTGGTTTCAATATTTGCGTGCATCTACAGATGaagtatttcaaaagattttaGATTTCAGGCTGGAAGACGATACGGATACCAAAACTGCgtttgataatattgaacAACTTTTAGGGGCATATTACAAAGTCGTTCCATACTGGAAACACCGGCAACAGATGCACCAAGAAAAGCCAATAACAAACACTGATGAATTCAACTTTCGCCTAGAAACCATGAATTCTTATGTGGTTTTATATACTGCGTTCAACACAGAAATTGCTGCTTTGAAACGGTGGATCGGTAATGATGATTTGGATATCAAAGTTGCATGCAATACAACAGGCTTTGAAGGAGTATACAAAAATGATAGATCATTTGCTGAGCAAATactgaaagaaaaagatatcgAAAACatctttcaaagaaaaatattttatcgaCATGCTCCTTGGATCTTAAAGGCCAAGTGTATGCATATTGAATATGCTAAAAATGTAGTGGCAATGAATCTCCCTTCTCTCCAAGAACTATTGACCACCCTATTAACCTTTCCGCTCAAGTtgattaaagaaattatccATATTAGGATAAATTACgctaaaaaattaaaacaaccaacgatgatgatgattgATCAGATGATTGATGATTTTAGAGTTTATATTAAACTTGCAGTCCAGATTAAATACACTGTGAGTCTCTACTGCAACAATCACATCATTGAAAGCAGTAGTATTATAGACAGTGGTTTTGATAAAACTGTAAATGAAGCTATAAGATATTTCTTCAGGTTATTAAATCTTAAATTAGTTGAttcttccaagaaatcttttaaaactttcaaGGAACCCGAAGTTTTATTCGTTCATTGGGAggatttaaaaaatgttgGATGCTATATTGACGGTGCTAATGAAGTTGTATCAGTAGGCTTCGTCAACTTAACCCTAAGGTTACTTAATAGACTACACTCCTACGTTTTAACAGAACATAATGACATAACAAAGCTGAATACGAAAGCCGAGTGTGAAAAGTGGATAGCTGTTGCCCTGGAGCATATCGGTTCTTTTAAAAGAAAGATGAATAGATTTTCTAATGTACTAACAAAggcattgaagaattcgGCGAACTATCGCATTAATGACAGTGAAATgttatttaaaaacttaAAGGAGTCAGGTCACTTCTTGATTTACACTGGGGGGCATTTAGAAGATGATAGTGtttatttatttggaaGTCCCGAGTTATTGGGATATTCTGGTGAAAGTATTCTACACATCTTAAATGGAACGGAAGTCGGTTCCGATCTGATTCCAAGGGTCtcaattaaaaatagtttATCTGTCTATACTGCTGTTGAACAAGGGATTAGCTCAGATATGATGCTTGTGCAAGAATATAGACCCGATGGTGTTTCATTCTACCATATACAATCTGATAATCCTAGAAAGCTTTATCTGCGAAACCGTAACAGATCACCAAATGCGTATGATAcggatgaagaagagggTGAACTTTACGAACTGGAACTTAAATTGAAATCTTTAGGTTATTTACTAGCTATTTGCCCTGGCGAAGCGGTACTGTGGGAGGGGGAAATGTACAACCTCTCTTCTGAAAAGGAATTAACTAAAGATGACTTTCACATAAATGTTGCACCAAATACACTGACGTTGTTTAACCAGGGTTCTACCTATTCCATGGATTATCTATGTGATCGATTTGAGCATTCTGCTAGCGATTCTGTAATGTTTGTTGATAGACGTTGCTCCATTCGATATGCCGATGCCACTTTACAAAAGATTAATAAAGCATACTTCCGCATTACTTATCACACTTTGTTAAATTACTGTAAAGTGGTGGATTCTATTAAATCTAAATTCCGCGGGATAGACTCACTGAACAGTGTGTTCATTTTTTGTAGAGATTTTGCAAGAAATTTCTTGAGGTCAAATGTTGCGCCATATGAAAAGAaatctattattattatgatgttgttgaaaattAGTATACAATGGTTGACATTCTTAGTTGATGATTGCGATCCAAATGATGCGAAGACTTTCAGGTGGTGTGTTCCAGCTGTAGAATTTGCCATGCAAATGACTAGTGGTTGGAACATTTTGGGAATTAATAAAGAGCAATTTAAAAATCTTAAGGACAAAATCTCTAGTTGTATGGCGTTACTAATTTCGCATTTTGATATTATGGGTGTCAGGTCATGGGAAGCTGAAAAGACTGTGCTACCGCAAATGCGACCAAATATAGATATTGAAGTGGCTGACGAAGATGTTGTTAGTGAATTTAATTCAAAGATGAGGTTAGAGGCTATTAAAGAATTAGAAGGGAGGATCACTAAACGTCGCCCGATTGGTAAAGTGTTGGATGCCACCGATAAAGAAAACCAATATTTACTATCACTAGCTTCATCTCTTTACAATGTATCCATTAGATGGCAAAAGCGCAGTTTTATAGGAGGTGGCTCTTTTGGTTCAGTATATTCAGCAGTTAATTTGGATACTGGTGATATTCTAGCCGTCAAAGAAATTAGGTTCCATGATAGGAAGTCGATGAGACAGGTTTTCCCATCGATTAAAGATGAAATGACTGTTTTGGAAATGTTGAACCATCCAAATATCGTACAATATTATGGTGTCGAAGTGCACAGAGACAGagttaatatttttatggAGTATTGCGAAGGTGGTTCCCTGGCCAGCTTACTGGAACATGGGAGAATAGAGGACGAAATGGTCACCCAAGTTTATTCCCTTCAATTATTGGAAGGATTGGCTTATCTTCATGAGTCGGGCGTGCATCATCGAGATATCAAACCGGAGAATATTCTCTTAGACTTCAATGGTATCATTAAGTATGTAGATTTCGGTGCTGCAAAATTAATTGCTACAAATGGTTCGAAAGTGTTAACGGAGGATAATGGTAGAGACAGTACCGATAAGATGATTGGCACACCGATGTATATGTCACCTGAGTCTATTAGTGCTTCAGGTTACGGTAAATTCGGGTCTGACGATATTTGGTCATTGGGGTGTGTTGTTTTAGAAATGGTGACTGGGAGAAGGCCTTGGGCCAACTTGGACAACCAATGGGCTATAATGTACCAGGTTGCTGCAGGTCAAATTCCAAGCTTTCCAACCAAGCATGAAATGTCTCCTACCGGAATTAAATTTTTATCTAGGTGTCTGATTCAAGACCCTAACATGAGATCCAGTGCTGTAGAGTTACTTATGGACCCTTGGATTGTCGAGATTAGAAATATTGCATTTGGAGAAGACGTAAATGAGGAGATATTCAGGGAACGTGATGATACAAAAGCTTCAACATTGTAG
- the PPG1 gene encoding putative serine/threonine-protein kinase PPG1 (similar to Ashbya gossypii AER265W): MELDRCLEQLYAGKLLPEPTLRALCFKLKELLVKESNVVHVSTPITVVGDIHGQFHDLLEIFQIGGSMPDTNYLFLGDYVDRGLYSVETISLLIVLKLRYPSRIHLIRGNHESRQITQSYGFYTECCNKYGGNSKIWKYFTDLFDYLVLCCIIDNEIFCVHGGLSPNVQTIDQIKIIDRIREIPHDGAMADLVWSDPEDDRDDIIGSLSQFKVSPRGAGYTFGKAVVEKFLQLNRMSKIYRAHQLCNEGYQVYFQGLVTTVWSAPNYCYRCGNKASILEVYNTQDFYFNVFEEAPENKLLNNTFVTNPNNILGDFFEDSQPPDMFSDEYQSNSAFKRQVEYFL; this comes from the coding sequence ATGGAGTTGGATCGTTGTTTGGAGCAGTTGTATGCTGGGAAGTTACTGCCAGAGCCGACATTACGAGCGTTATGTTTTAAATTGAAGGAGCTGCTGGTGAAGGAGTCAAATGTTGTGCATGTATCAACACCTATAACGGTTGTTGGTGATATACATGGGCAGTTCCACGATTTGTTAGAGATTTTTCAGATTGGTGGGTCTATGCCGGACACCAATTACTTATTTCTTGGGGATTATGTGGACCGTGGGTTATATAGCGTGGAGACcatatcattattaatagtGCTCAAGCTCAGATATCCAAGCCGGATCCACCTCATAAGGGGAAATCATGAGTCCCGACAAATAACACAAAGTTACGGTTTCTACACCGAATGTTGTAACAAGTACGGTGGTAATAGTAAAATCTGGAAATACTTTACGGATTTATTTGACTACTTGGTGCTATGTTGTATTATCgataatgaaatattctGCGTTCATGGCGGCCTTTCACCTAATGTACAAACGATAGatcaaattaaaataattgaCAGGATTCGAGAAATTCCCCATGATGGTGCAATGGCAGATCTAGTCTGGTCTGATCCGGAGGATGACCGAGATGATATAATTGGTTCATTGTCGCAGTTCAAGGTTTCCCCGAGAGGTGCTGGTTACACATTCGGCAAAGCTGTAgtagaaaagtttttgCAGTTGAATCGAATGTCTAAAATTTACAGAGCTCATCAGTTGTGTAATGAAGGCTACCAGGTTTACTTTCAAGGACTGGTCACAACAGTGTGGTCTGCTCCAAATTACTGTTATAGGTGCGGCAATAAAGCTTCAATTCTAGAAGTATATAACACTCAAGATTTCTATTTCAACGTATTCGAAGAGGCCCCCGAAAATAAATTACTCAATAACACATTTGTTACCAATCCAAATAACATTCTCGGTGACTTCTTTGAGGACTCACAGCCACCGGACATGTTCTCTGATGAGTATCAATCCAATTCGGCATTTAAACGACAAGTTGAATACTTCTTATAA
- the HUB1 gene encoding ubiquitin-like protein HUB1 (similar to Ashbya gossypii AER266C): MIEVIVNDRLGKKVTIKCLPTDTIGDFKKVLSIQLGSSHNKLVLQKGGSSLKDLITLEDYEIHDGTNLELYYL, encoded by the coding sequence ATGATTGAAGTCATTGTTAATGACCGTCTGGGAAAGAAGGTAACTATCAAGTGCCTGCCTACTGATACTATAGgtgatttcaaaaaagttctTTCTATACAGCTGGGTTCTTCCCACAACAAGCTAGTTTTACAAAAGGGGGGCTCCTCCTTGAAGGATCTCATTACGTTAGAAGATTACGAGATTCACGATGGAACCAATTTGgaattatattatttgtGA
- the ABZ1 gene encoding 4-amino-4-deoxychorismate synthase (similar to Ashbya gossypii AER267W) has translation MGFFVLFIDSYDSFTYNVVQLIKDQRSDIEVITIHNDSFSDFKDLKPYLNLFDAILLGPGPGNPCNGSEDVGIIGDLFKNKVDVPILGICLGLQVMCYEHGCKVEQLKQIRHGQVYEIEVVGNSELFKSYANGFSSVRYHSLHVSALTNEIVPLAYTKDEDTSILMAATVKGRPWYGVQYHPESCCSEFGGLLIQNFINIAAKYNDESLRKEQILMPLRNDRSKFEEMIQVLDKTIDKSPIYQKKPLYNSKIQVEKYKIGEQPMLTNKICDNISDPFFLLASSSLKPRCGQVSVIALPNQRTTVFTRYNQLGKTTVHKWRDPKISVSKYAAALKGFETNENIKVISEDKNHFWKTIGEFLKERMISNEAELPFIGGLVGILGYEMGQYLQTYFETNLRPDAKLAFIENSILIDHLAGTLYLISLSNDFPSSIKTSVQNTLQEVRASSDIILSWSSELPEAIEFNIKMPAKEQYAEAFRKTQKYLHRGDSYEVCITTQTKVTPSHRIQPWKIFQTLVQKNPAPFSSFLEFSDIIPTYSDLTLISGSPERFLKWSQDNCELRPIKGTVKKDPGVSVEEATKILKTPKEFGENLMILDLIRNDMYELLPKVSAKEIMLVEEYETVFQLVSVVKAEGIKDSIYTGLDILKHSLPPGSMTGAPKKITVGLLQKDIEDKLNEHLPQVRGLRGAYSGVTGYLSVNGNADWSVNIRCMYSYDNATNWYIGAGGAITVLSTLEGEWEEMHTKLNTALQLFSNK, from the coding sequence ATGGGCTTCTTTGTTTTGTTCATCGACTCATATGACTCGTTTACTTACAATGTGGTACAATTGATAAAAGACCAAAGATCAGATATAGAGGTCATCACCATTCACAATGATTCTTTTAGCGATTTCAAGGACCTGAAACCATATTTAAACTTGTTCGATGCCATACTGTTGGGTCCAGGACCCGGCAACCCTTGTAATGGTTCAGAAGATGTAGGAATTATTGGAGATTTGTTTAAGAACAAGGTTGATGTTCCTATTCTGGGAATTTGCTTAGGACTACAAGTCATGTGCTATGAGCATGGCTGTAAGGTTGAACAACTTAAACAGATCAGACATGGACAAGTTTACGAAATCGAAGTAGTCGGAAATTCAGAGCTCTTTAAATCTTATGCGAATGGTTTTAGCTCCGTCAGATACCATTCGTTGCATGTTTCTGCTTTAACTAATGAGATTGTTCCATTGGCTTATACAAAGGATGAGGATACTTCGATTCTCATGGCAGCTACTGTGAAGGGTAGGCCGTGGTATGGGGTTCAGTACCATCCTGAATCTTGCTGCTCTGAGTTCGGAGGATTGCTTATTCAGAACTTTATCAACATCGCTGCGAAGTACAATGACGAGAGTTTGCGTAAGGAACAAATACTTATGCCCTTAAGAAATGACAGGTCcaaatttgaagagatgATTCAAGTGCTGGATAAGACTATTGATAAGTCGCCTATCTATCAAAAGAAGCCACTTTACAATTCAAAGATCCAGGTTGAGAAATATAAGATCGGAGAGCAGCCCATGTTGACCAATAAGATATGTGATAACATCTCAGAccctttctttttgttggCCTCATCCTCTTTGAAACCCAGGTGTGGACAGGTATCAGTGATTGCTTTGCCAAACCAAAGGACCACTGTATTCACACGGTACAACCAATTAGGGAAAACGACAGTTCATAAATGGAGGGATCCTAAGATATCTGTGTCTAAATATGCAGCTGCTTTAAAAGGATTCGAAACTAATGAAAATATAAAAGTCATTTCAGAAGATAAAAACCACTTCTGGAAAACAATTGgtgaatttttgaaagaaagaatGATTTCTAATGAAGCAGAGCTACCATTTATAGGTGGTTTAGTTGGAATTCTCGGGTACGAAATGGGTCAGTACTTGCAGACTTATTTTGAAACTAATCTACGTCCGGATGCTAAGCTTGCCTTCATAGAAAACAGCATCCTCATTGATCATCTAGCGGGCACTTTGTACTTGATTTCCTTGTCTAATGATTTCCCTTCTTCTATTAAGACCTCAGTTCAAAATACTTTACAAGAAGTGAGGGCCAGCTCTGATATCATTTTATCTTGGTCATCAGAATTGCCAGAAGCTATAGAATTCAATATTAAGATGCCAGCAAAGGAACAATACGCCGAAGCATTCAGAAAGACTCAGAAGTATCTACACCGGGGCGATAGTTATGAGGTCTGCATCACCACGCAGACAAAAGTAACCCCCAGTCATCGCATCCAACCGTGGAAGATTTTTCAGACGTTAGTTCAGAAAAATCCAGCCCCATTCTCAAGTTTCTTGGAGTTCTCAGACATTATTCCCACGTACAGTGATCTGACGTTGATTTCTGGTTCTCCGGAGAGATTTCTCAAATGGAGCCAAGACAATTGTGAACTAAGACCAATCAAGGGTACTGTAAAGAAAGATCCTGGCGTTAGTGTTGAAGAGGCCACAAAGATTCTGAAGACCCCCAAGGAGTTTGGCGAAAATCTAATGATATTAGACTTGATTCGTAATGATATGTACGAACTCCTACCTAAAGTTAGTGCAAAGGAAATCATGCTGGTTGAGGAATATGAAACCGTCTTCCAATTGGTTAGTGTAGTCAAAGCTGAAGGCATTAAAGATTCCATATATACGGGTCTCGACATCCTAAAACACTCGCTCCCGCCTGGTTCCATGACTGGTGCTCCAAAGAAGATCACTGTTGGCTTACTgcaaaaagatattgaagataaatTGAACGAACACCTACCCCAGGTCCGCGGATTACGAGGTGCGTATTCAGGAGTTACAGGATACCTCAGTGTCAATGGCAATGCAGACTGGAGCGTCAACATCAGATGCATGTATTCCTATGATAATGCTACCAATTGGTACATtggtgctggtggtgcCATCACTGTCTTGAGCACCCTAGAGGGCGAGTGGGAAGAAATGCATACCAAGCTCAATACTGCACTGCAGCTCTTCTCCAATAAATGA
- the SOL1 gene encoding Sol1p (similar to Ashbya gossypii AER268W): protein MTTTVPQVFSFHEFAGVAEAVADHVVHAQNNALEEKEKPLSSSSACQGTANGNNYGFVGGSAMYNQSNAALSPQQVVKSNSTRSLRNGSISQSSKGKKTKERRFKIAISGGSLIQVLHEGLLKRSDVQWGKWDIYFADERLVPFKSNESNYGQAKRQIFDLIDTDKYGKPNVHHINESLIGEPQECADDYEKILIKGFAGRDSVKLPMFDLLLLGCAPDGHIASLYPNFQESLRERFAWVIPVTNAPSGPSDRVSLTIPVICHSHQVTFVVEGSTKAPVVKTIMERPEKGLPSSIVNEGAAGRVSWFVDDDALTDVMVSKKKYKFLVSDPNASQDT, encoded by the coding sequence ATGACTACTACTGTTCCTCAGGTTTTTTCGTTTCATGAGTTTGCAGGAGTTGCGGAGGCCGTCGCTGATCATGTGGTGCATGCGCAGAATAATGCTTTAGAGGAAAAGGAGAAGCCGCTATCATCGTCTTCGGCATGTCAAGGGACGGCTAATGGGAACAATTACGGATTTGTAGGAGGTTCTGCCATGTATAACCAGTCTAATGCTGCACTATCGCCGCAACAGGTAGTGAAGTCTAACTCCACAAGGAGTTTACGGAACGGTTCTATTTCACAATCTTCTAAAGGCAAAAAGACAAAGGAACGTCGTTTTAAGATAGCTATATCAGGTGGTTCTTTGATACAGGTGTTGCACGAAGGGTTGTTAAAGAGGTCTGATGTGCAGTGGGGGAAATgggatatttattttgcAGACGAAAGGTTAGTGCCCTTTAAATCTAACGAGAGTAACTATGGCCAAGCCAAAAGGCAGATATTTGATTTGATAGATACCGACAAATATGGTAAGCCAAATGTTCACCATATTAACGAGTCGTTAATCGGAGAGCCACAAGAATGCGCAGATGATTAcgaaaaaatattaataaaagGTTTTGCCGGTAGAGATTCTGTAAAGTTGCCTATGTTTGATTTATTACTATTGGGATGTGCTCCAGATGGTCATATTGCATCATTATATCCGAACTTCCAAGAGTCATTGCGTGAGAGATTTGCATGGGTCATCCCAGTGACAAATGCTCCCAGTGGGCCTTCGGATAGGGTGTCTTTGACAATCCCCGTGATTTGTCATTCTCATCAAGTTACTTTCGTTGTGGAAGGTTCAACTAAAGCTCCTGTCGTAAAAACTATTATGGAGAGACCGGAGAAAGGTCTTCCAAGCAGTATCGTCAATGAGGGGGCCGCAGGACGCGTCTCTTGgtttgttgatgatgatgcaCTAACAGATGTAATGGTTtcgaaaaagaaatacaaGTTTTTGGTCTCCGACCCGAATGCCTCTCAAGACACATGA
- a CDS encoding PDK/BCKDK family protein kinase (similar to Ashbya gossypii AER270W): MTVHARFSSGLLQRIWHFSELPQTPVSLRQMCQFGPQPDPGVLFKASCFLVGELQVRLARRIKELGAFPYGLNKMEDIIQIRDWYVQSFKDLHDFSHDLKTRNGRLYQMLYGDMQPEMLEEKELLRNVVQLLYNESELKSPKEGQMALPKKARKYYSTLPSHIGYKNDMDEDQFYKFWPKDVLMFNQDYFKVLNKIKRRHDATVITMAKGLFKWKRTLQQNVIDASVQDYLDRFYMSRIGIRMLIGQHLALLQQGKQQQHSTSAEDHELDKDYVGIICTKTSITELANDAIDRARYICAEHYGLYEAPKVELLSFPLRKSTTKGNQPKELSQDIEFMYVPGHLMHMLFETLKNALRATVEKILQENPDTKDKDSLVYPVVKVVISEGLEDLTVKISDEGGGIARSNLPLVWTYLYTTMPTDEQARLIEEDSLTYNCRAPIAGFGYGLALSRLYSRYFGGDLKLISMEGFGTDVYLHLNRLSTSSEPLQ, translated from the coding sequence ATGACAGTGCATGCAAGGTTTAGTAGCGGTTTGTTACAGAGAATTTGGCATTTTTCAGAGCTTCCACAAACGCCAGTTTCTCTTCGGCAGATGTGTCAGTTTGGTCCACAACCAGATCCTGGCGTCTTGTTTAAGGCTTCTTGCTTTTTGGTGGGTGAATTGCAAGTTAGACTTGCGAGACGGATTAAAGAACTTGGTGCATTTCCTTATGGGTTGAACAAGATGGAGGATATCATCCAGATTCGAGATTGGTACGTACAGTCGTTTAAAGATTTACATGATTTCTCTCACGATCTAAAAACTAGGAATGGGAGGCTGTATCAGATGTTGTATGGAGATATGCAGCCTGAAATGCTGGAGGAGAAGGAGTTGTTGAGGAATGTTGTGCAGTTGCTATATAATGAGAGTGAGCTAAAAAGCCCGAAAGAAGGTCAAATGGCGCTTCCCAAAAAGGCGAGGAAGTATTACTCGACGCTGCCGTCCCATATTGGCTACAAGAATGATATGGATGAGGATCAGTTTTATAAGTTTTGGCCAAAAGATGTGCTTATGTTCAACCAGGATTATTTTAAGGTTCTCAATAAGATCAAGCGACGTCACGACGCCACTGTAATAACGATGGCCAAAGGACTGTTCAAATGGAAGAGAACCCTACAGCAGAATGTTATCGATGCCTCTGTTCAGGATTACCTTGATAGGTTTTATATGAGTCGCATTGGAATTCGCATGCTTATTGGACAGCATCTTGCATTATTACAACAGgggaagcagcagcaacattCTACTTCAGCTGAAGACCATGAACTTGACAAAGATTATGTTGGGATCATCTGTACGAAAACAAGTATCACAGAGTTAGCTAACGATGCCATTGATCGTGCTCGGTATATTTGCGCGGAACACTACGGGTTATACGAAGCTCCAAAGGTGGAGTTGTTATCATTCCCTTTACGTAAGTCGACGACGAAGGGTAACCAACCCAAAGAACTATCTCAAGATATAGAGTTTATGTACGTTCCAGGGCATTTGATGCACATGCTGTTTGAGACGCTAAAAAACGCTTTGCGTGCCACTGTCGAAAAGATTTTACAAGAAAACCCAGATACTAAGGATAAAGATTCTTTGGTTTACCCCGTTGTGAAGGTAGTAATCAGTGAAGGCCTCGAAGATTTGACTGTGAAGATTTCGGATGAAGGTGGTGGCATAGCACGTTCTAACTTGCCTCTCGTATGgacatatttatatacCACCATGCCCACAGACGAGCAGGCCCGCTTAATAGAAGAAGATTCTCTTACCTACAACTGCAGAGCTCCAATTGCTGGTTTTGGATATGGTTTGGCATTGAGTAGGCTTTATTCTAGATATTTTGGTGGTGACCTAAAACTCATTTCGATGGAGGGCTTTGGGACAGACGTATATCTACACCTAAATAGACTGAGTACCAGTAGTGAACCCTTACAGTGA